The following coding sequences are from one Carassius auratus strain Wakin chromosome 47, ASM336829v1, whole genome shotgun sequence window:
- the LOC113064531 gene encoding uncharacterized protein LOC113064531, whose protein sequence is MTERPSMETTTVLRVIICDNDIRKIVLPVKPQTVDSLLEQLEEKLGLQYKFALQFEDPDFNNSLVNLTNIADLPDKPTLKIVSLVTSPTPSTADTEVLSVASDHPRHCLRTAWPETFEIPTFPVDVEYRLRQGNLQYMRDQTYLQLSGELKHEILEKLSETIYSYKAYPDKEDFEAVATALIQKHPCLTQPGSSKGWNGWYDSLRWKMGNYRSKLRRAGCLEVSINGGKRRGLQPQRNIKRPKRFEINFLPNFPDGEDEASMESKR, encoded by the exons ATGACAG AGAGACCAAGTATGGAGACAACAACTGTACTCCGAGTTATAATTTGTGACAACGACATCCGAAAAATTGTACTTCCTGTGAAACCACAGACAGTTGACTCACTGTTGGAACAACTTGAAGAAAAGCTGGGACTTCAGTACAAGTTCGCACTTCAGTTTGAGGATCCAGACTTCAACAATTCCCTCGTGAATCTTACCAACATTGCTGACTTGCCAGATAAGCCTACACTGAAGATTGTCTCCCTTGTGACGTCACCAACCCCTAGCACAGCTGACACTGAAGTCCTATCTGTGGCTTCTGATCATCCACGCCATTGTCTACGGACTGCATGGCCAGAAACTTTCGAGATCCCTACTTTTCCTGTTGACGTTGAGTATAGATTACGTCAGGGAAATCTACAGTACATGCGAGATCAAACATACCTACAATTGTCAGGAGAGCTTAAGCATGAGATTCTCGAAAAACTCTCAGAAACTATATACAGTTACAAAGCTTACCCAGATAAGGAAGACTTCGAGGCTGTTGCTACTGCTTTGATACAAAAACACCCTTGCCTTACCCAGCCTGGCTCATCTAAGGGGTGGAATGGGTGGTATGATAGCCTTAGGTGGAAAATGGGCAATTACCGCTCAAAACTGCGTCGAGCTGGATGCTTGGAGGTATCCATAAATGGTGGGAAAAGAAGAGGACTGCAGCCTCAGAGAAACATCAAAAGACCCAAGAGGTTTGAAATCAATTTTCTACCGAACTTCCCTGATGGTGAAGATGAAGCCAGCATGGAGTCCAAAAGGTAA